In the genome of Pseudomonadota bacterium, one region contains:
- the fliI gene encoding flagellar protein export ATPase FliI — translation MNANLAPWLNSSPSSRWCADLVPYFERLAEPPAVAVEGKLSRMVGLTLEAVGCQAAIGDRCRVYNPGGVDVDAEVVGFSGERLFLMPTGIPRGLSPNARVIPLGGAGDVAVGEALLGRVLDGSGRPLDNRGPLHLSERRPLYGEMINPLQRAVISEPLDVGVRSINALLTVGRGQRIGLFAPSGVGKSVLLGMMTRFTDADVIVVGLIGERGREVKEFIEEILGEAGMARAVVVATPADNPPLMRMHGAAMATSIAEYFRDTGRHVLLLMDSLTRYAQANREIALTIGEPPATRGFPPSVFARLPQLVERAGMGVGGRGSITAFYTVLTEADDPNDPVADSARAILDGHIVLSRRLAERGLYPAIDIEASISRVMSQVVGDRQLKYARALKHFYSLYEQNADLFNVGAYQRGANPELDSAVAMRPQILEFLGQDRRAAVNFNDAVSALATVTGGDILDS, via the coding sequence AGGCAAGCTGTCGCGCATGGTCGGCCTGACCCTGGAGGCGGTGGGCTGCCAGGCCGCGATCGGCGATCGCTGCCGCGTCTACAACCCTGGTGGCGTCGACGTCGACGCCGAAGTGGTGGGCTTTTCCGGTGAGCGCCTGTTCCTCATGCCGACCGGTATCCCACGTGGCCTGTCGCCCAATGCGCGGGTCATCCCGCTCGGCGGCGCCGGCGACGTGGCGGTGGGCGAGGCCTTGCTCGGCCGCGTGCTGGACGGTTCCGGCCGGCCACTGGACAACCGCGGACCGCTGCATTTGAGCGAGCGCCGGCCGCTATACGGAGAGATGATCAATCCTCTGCAACGCGCCGTGATCAGTGAGCCGCTGGACGTCGGTGTGCGCTCCATCAATGCCTTGCTGACGGTCGGCCGCGGCCAGCGCATCGGCCTGTTCGCGCCGTCCGGTGTCGGTAAATCAGTGTTGCTCGGCATGATGACGCGCTTCACCGACGCCGACGTGATCGTGGTCGGGCTCATCGGTGAGCGCGGCCGTGAAGTGAAGGAATTCATCGAAGAGATCCTCGGCGAAGCCGGCATGGCGCGCGCGGTGGTGGTGGCGACGCCGGCCGACAACCCGCCGCTCATGCGCATGCACGGCGCCGCCATGGCCACCAGCATCGCCGAATACTTCCGTGACACCGGCAGGCACGTGCTGCTGCTGATGGATTCCCTGACGCGCTATGCGCAGGCCAATCGCGAGATCGCGCTCACCATCGGCGAACCGCCCGCCACGCGCGGCTTTCCGCCGTCGGTGTTCGCGCGCCTGCCGCAGCTGGTCGAACGCGCCGGCATGGGCGTCGGTGGCCGCGGTTCGATCACGGCCTTCTACACGGTCCTGACCGAGGCCGACGATCCCAACGACCCGGTGGCCGATTCGGCGCGCGCCATTCTCGATGGCCACATCGTGCTGTCGCGACGCCTGGCCGAGCGCGGCCTGTACCCGGCCATCGACATCGAGGCGTCCATCAGCCGCGTGATGTCGCAGGTGGTCGGCGACCGCCAGTTGAAATACGCGCGCGCCCTCAAGCATTTCTATTCGCTGTACGAACAGAACGCGGATCTCTTCAACGTCGGCGCCTACCAGCGCGGCGCCAATCCCGAACTCGACAGCGCGGTGGCCATGCGTCCGCAGATCCTCGAGTTCCTGGGCCAGGATCGGCGCGCGGCGGTCAATTTCAACGACGCCGTGTCGGCCCTCGCCACCGTCACCGGCGGCGACATCCTCGACAGCTGA
- a CDS encoding SDR family oxidoreductase: protein MHISNRTQGTRRRVLVTGGAGFLGSHLCEALLARGDDVLCVDNFYTGAKDNVVHLLDNPMFELLRHDITFPLYIEADEIYNLACPASPIHYQFDPVQTTKTSVHGAINMLGLAKRIKARILQASTSEVYGDPEIHPQTEDYWGHTNPIGPRACYDEGKRCAETLFFDYHRQHGLAIKVARIFNTYGPRMHPNDGRVVSNFIVQALANQDITLYGDGSQTRSFCYVDDLIAGLVKLMDSAPEVTGPINIGNPDEFTIRQLAELVVEMVGSKSKISFQPLPTDDPRQRQPDITRARTQLGWEPSVKLRDGLAKTIAYFDERLKR from the coding sequence ATGCATATTTCCAACCGCACTCAGGGAACGCGTCGTCGCGTTCTGGTCACCGGCGGCGCCGGTTTCTTAGGCTCCCACCTGTGCGAGGCGCTGCTGGCGCGCGGCGACGATGTGCTGTGCGTGGACAATTTCTACACCGGCGCCAAGGACAACGTCGTGCATCTGCTGGACAACCCGATGTTCGAGCTGCTGCGGCATGACATCACCTTCCCGCTCTATATCGAGGCCGACGAGATCTACAACCTCGCCTGCCCGGCGTCGCCCATCCACTACCAGTTCGACCCGGTGCAGACCACCAAGACCAGCGTGCACGGCGCCATCAACATGCTGGGCCTGGCCAAGCGCATCAAGGCGCGCATCCTGCAGGCCTCGACCAGCGAGGTCTACGGCGACCCCGAAATCCATCCGCAGACCGAGGACTACTGGGGTCACACCAATCCCATCGGCCCGCGCGCCTGCTACGACGAAGGCAAACGCTGTGCCGAAACCCTGTTCTTCGACTACCACCGCCAGCACGGCCTGGCCATCAAGGTGGCGCGCATCTTCAACACCTATGGCCCGCGCATGCATCCCAACGATGGCCGCGTGGTGTCCAACTTCATCGTGCAGGCCCTCGCCAACCAGGACATCACGCTCTACGGCGATGGCTCGCAGACCCGTTCGTTCTGCTATGTGGACGATCTCATCGCCGGCCTCGTCAAGCTCATGGACAGCGCGCCGGAAGTGACAGGCCCGATCAACATCGGCAATCCCGACGAATTCACCATTCGCCAGCTCGCCGAGCTGGTGGTGGAGATGGTCGGTTCGAAGAGCAAGATAAGCTTCCAGCCGCTGCCCACCGACGATCCGCGCCAGCGCCAGCCGGATATCACGCGTGCGCGCACCCAGCTCGGGTGGGAACCAAGCGTGAAGTTGCGCGACGGTTTGGCGAAGACGATTGCGTATTTCGATGAGCGCTTGAAACGCTGA
- a CDS encoding flagellar FliJ family protein: protein MTRSQRMKRIVTLNEMQKSVASQKLASTRGRHDGNLKKLEEFRRYRLEYARALQNPGQAMSAAAARDTRVFLGQLERTITALEQMVTRSERECADDLAAWKREAQRANVLVDILDRCTRNEESDREGRLQREIDDRRVELAGMD from the coding sequence ATGACCCGCAGCCAACGCATGAAGCGCATCGTGACCTTGAACGAGATGCAGAAATCGGTGGCGTCGCAAAAGCTCGCGAGCACCCGTGGGCGTCATGATGGCAATCTGAAAAAGCTCGAGGAATTTCGCCGTTATCGCCTGGAATACGCGCGCGCCCTGCAGAACCCTGGCCAGGCCATGAGCGCGGCGGCGGCACGCGATACGCGCGTGTTCCTGGGCCAGCTCGAACGCACCATCACCGCCCTCGAGCAGATGGTCACGCGCTCCGAGCGCGAGTGCGCGGACGACCTCGCCGCCTGGAAGCGCGAGGCGCAGCGCGCCAACGTGTTGGTGGATATTCTCGACCGCTGCACGCGCAACGAAGAATCCGACCGCGAAGGGCGGCTGCAGCGTGAGATTGATGACCGGCGGGTGGAACTCGCCGGTATGGATTGA